The Corynebacterium felinum DNA segment TGTCATGTCGAAGCGTCCGAGGTTTCCTCCGGACAGGTCGTCGACTAGCCCCGACACATCATCGAATGCGGCTTGAAAGTCAGGAAAGTTCGGCATAGCGCACCTCTCACGGGGAAGAAAAACAATGTACAAGGAACATGTTCAAGCTTAGTCTCCGGCATGGAAAAGTGGCAGGGGACAGTGGAGTATTCTTGGTCTCGATAACTGAGAAAGTGCAGGCGGTAACAGGGGTGACACCGGGCAGTTTCAACACGGGATTGCACAGTTTTTGGTGACCATCTGTCAATAGCTGCCTGCACTGGGATAAAAAGAATGAATGCAGTAAACCTTTGAGGAAACAACACATGATCGAAGACAATCAGGCCGTGGATGCACTCCAGCTGTGGGGTTTAACAGAAACACCAGTACGTGAACACAGTGGACTTAATAAGCACACGTGGAAAGCCGCAACTGGATATTGGCTTGCAGCTGACACTCCTGCAGCTTTCGACCTGTGGTATACCGTGGAGGAAATTCTGCGACAGCCGGAATTGAAGTATCTCGAATTGCCCCGCGCAGTACCTACAAAGAATGGTGATAATTTAGCCCAATTCAGAGGATACCTGTGGCGTTTGACAACATCTGTCGAAGGCCGACAACCTGACCCCACCAGCGTCGAGGATCTAGATTCAGTAGCGGTTGGCCTTGCACAATTGCATGCAGCGATGGCGCAACTGCCCCAGAAATTTGGTGCCCACGGTATATCCACGCTCACTGTTATCAACCACGCCCGTGACCTTGTGAGCAAAGGATTGTTACCTTTTAACAAGAAGGAAACGGAGACTATTCTTGCTGGGATTAGTCTCTTTGAGCAGGCAGACACTGCCGATGAGTGCTACCAATTAATCCACGGCGATCCCTCCTACCCAAACCTGCGCCTGGCGAAGACTGGTGAACTCAACGGAATTATTGACTGGGAAGGTGTGCGCTGGGATAGCCCCTTGCATGACCTCGCCGTGGTTGGACAAACTGTGCTGTATCGGTCCGGTTGGGCTGATAAGAACGCTGGCTTGCAGCGACTACTCGACACATATGCGAACGCGGGTGGGCATAAGTACTCAGTGCACCAATTGCTTGTTTCCATCCTGAGCATCAAGTTCGGAAGCATTGCGCACCATGGGCAGAAGCTACTCGATGGGCGCGGAGATCGCGCACTGGTGCGTTCGCAAGCTGAGAAGATTGCGATAGTATGCCGACTACTTTCGCAATGAACCTGCATGTTCCTCACCACAGTGAAGCGTAAAAAACATCTCAGGTAAAGCAGAGTAGGAAAGACAGGGATACGCCTTGAGCTTAAGAAAACTAGGCTTGAGGATTTTTCACCGATTGTTCACCTTGACGTAAAAGCGGTAAGAGAATACTCGCCTAGGCGTTTGTACATTTGATGCCCAATAGAACACCACTACCTACGCTGTTTCACCTATGCGTTTAGTTAGATAAATAGTGTTGTCGCAGATACTCACGCATGTACGGGAGGGAAAAATCTACATACCCGTAGCCAGCAGTCGTAATCATTTCGGCGTCGATGAGACGACGTCGATACGTTCCCGCGTACTGCGGATCAACACCCAACCGTTGAGCAATATCAGCCATCTTGGACGCCCCATCATCATGCGCCATCGCTGCAAGAAAAGCGCGATCTTGGGCTGATAGATCAGCAAGCGACGGCTCGTGAACAAGCTCCCCAAGCCGCTTGCGCGCCCGATCAGCACCAGCCTCAACCGAAGCTACGGTGATTTTCGAACCTTCACGAGCACGGAAAAGATACTGACCAACAAGCTGAATCATGAACGGATAACCGCCACACATCTCTACAGCCAGATCAACAGCAGCCTGTTCCCACTCGAAACCAAGATCAGCCAAAGGCGATAACAGTGCTGTGCGCACAGCGGAATCAGGAACCAAACCAAGCTCAATCTTGTTCGCCCGACGCAGAAAAGTCACCGGATTCTGGCCAGAATCAGATGCAAGTAATGGCTTCACCGATTGGGGAATACCCGCCATAGTCACAGCGATTTCGCGATTCTCACGCACCAAATGCTGAATAGTTGCACCAAAATCTATGAGCTCATCCTTGCGGTTAAAGTGCAGCTCATCCAACGTGATCAGGAGCCCAACAGGGGGTTGCCCAACGAGGGAATCAATGTGCTCTTGGAGCGTAAAAAATTCAGAAAGAACATCGCGTAAAGTCATCTCAGGGCGATATGATTCCGCTTCAGCAAACTGCACGCCACCCAGTGAAGCGATGCTCAATCCCGTCAATCGTTTTTCGTGTGTGCGGAAATGCGTGTGAATTATCCGGTAAACCGCATCCTGAAGCCGCTGAGTAAAACCAGACGTCGCAGTCTCAGACACAACCCACCATGATTCTGCTCGAGCAGCATCTTGGAAAGCATTAAGCAACACAGTTTTCCCGACCCCACGCGGACCGGTGATAAGGGAAATCCGTTCGTGCGCGCCGGGCCCATCGAATAGAGCATCTGTGAAATCGGCGACTTCCTGTTCACGGCCAGCCAGGAATGGTGGGGAAGCACCTAGGGTTGCTTTGAAAGGATTAGGCACACGGTTCATGACACAAAGCCTACACCAGCTTTACTATCCTTTACTATCTTTATTATCTTTACTAACTTTTGTATTTATACTGGTTATTTGCGTAAGCCTAGTGCTTGGAACAAAGCTCTAGCGTCCAATGTTGATACTCCAATGGGAAATTCTGGGATAGCCTGTAGTGGTGAGACAAAGCTAGTTTTGGGGATTCGTAATGCGTTGAACTAGCTTTCTAAAACAACTGATGGCCTGAAAACAGTTCACTTAGCTTGAATCTCGGGGGTAACCTAGCTCATTGACTTCAGTGAAGCTGTGACGTACGCTCAGAAGCGATAGATCCCCAGTCAGGCCTCTCCCTCTATGAGGTGATGCACAAATGGCTGGGGCCTTTTATTGGGAGAAAGCACTAACAAAAACGTGTCTAAACCATGGAAGAGTTTCTCTGAACAAGTTGGATTGCTGTCTGAACGTGGGCTCAAGATAGATGACCCAGATGGCGCTGAACGCTTTTTGTCTCTTGTGAGTTATTACCGCTTTTCGGGGTACTTCCGTTACTGGCAAGTTGATGCAAAAAATGGCAACAATCGTTTCATAGAGGGTGCTTCTTTCGAAACCATCCAGCGCCTTTATGAAGCTGAACAAGCATTGGTATTGGTCTGTGATGAAGTTCTGCACCCAATCGAGGTATTACTACGAACGCAATTTGCATATCACTATGCCAATCGTGTGGCGGCTGTTGGAGGATTTCCACGAGGGCTTGGCTTTACACAATCACCTAACCCTCAGGCTGTGCCTGTAGAGGAGCATGCTTTGGCCAACCTTGATCGGAGCAAGGAAGCTTTTGTTCGACACTACCGAGATGAGATTAAATCTGGCAGCTGCTATACCCCAGAAGTATATGCTCGGATGCCTATTTGGGTTGCGGTAGAAGCTTTAACCTTTGGAAATTTATCTCGTTTTATTGAAGCTTCGGGGGAGTCGGGAGTTCTAACCGATTTAGCAGAATCTCTGCATGTTTCACCTAGAACTCTTCCAAGTCAAGTTCGATCTTTTGTTTATTTGCGGAACAGATTGGCACATTGCGCGAAGTTGTGGAATCACTCCGTGCTTGACGTTCCTGGTCTCTTGCCCAACATTGAGCGGCGTGCGAAACGCAACTATCGCCAGTTCTCGAATCACTCGATATATAAGGTATTAGTCGCACTTGATGATGTTGCTACTAAGACTCAGGTTGCGAACAAGTGGTTGGAAACGAAGGTGGAGCCCATTCTTGATTCAAATCCTATTCTTGCTGAGGGGATTGTTAACCCCAAGAAGTATGGGGAAATGGATTCACAGCTGTTGGTTGGTCAAGAAAAAAATGATGGGCAATAATGTGCGCTTTGGTGTCCTGATGAGGGCTTGGGTCCTTGTGAATCTTTTTGAAGAATGGAGTTTTTCATCGCCATGTCAATAATTCTGAGAAAAACATTGGTCACTCTCATTGTTGCTGTTGTTCTCGCCGGGGCGGGTGTTTTTGCAATATTGAAATCTGGTTATTTCGATGAACCCGTTGAAACCATTACCGCGAGCACAATTGGTGGTTCCTTCGAGCAAATCGCGGAACTATCGGTGGAAGAGTACAACTTCACTAACGTGGGTAAGTTTGAAAACGCGGGGCGCAAACTCTACGGCATCACTGTTCCGCTCACCGGCAAGCACTTTTTAATTTCTTACGACGGCGTGGTTAAGGCCGGAATTCGTGATTTTACCGCCATTGATGTAGAGATTAGGGACGAGGCGCAGAAAATCGTGCTCACCGCACCCAAGGTGGAAATCACGAACTCAAAGATTGAGCCCGCCAGCGTCATTGTCTACGACCAGTCCATGAACCCGCTCAATCAGATTAATGTGGGTGACTTGACCAAGTTCCTTTCAATGGAGGAGAAGAATTCGGAGGAAAAGGCAGTGCGCTTAGGGTTGATTGATCGCGCCACAAAACGTGCTGAAACTTTGATGAAATCCCACGTGGAAGCACTCACGGACGGTACTGATAAGAACGCGTATGTGGTGGAAGTGCGCTGGAGCTAACAGTAAAACTAAGACCCCTACTTATGTGAGGGGTCTTTTTGGTTCGCCCGACATGGGCATGTTCTTAAGGGTGTGAGTCCCTGATAGTGAAGGTGGTTTAACTATGTAGCTGATGGCAACTGCAGCATCGTGAGGTGTTGTGGGGAGGAAGCTTCAAGCGAAATCCTGCACCGAGGTATACGAATCACATATAAGGCGCGCTGATCTGGGTAAGGCTGCCGAAGAAGTCGAAGCCTGTTCCATCGAAGTGGTTAGTGTGTAGATGTGGCGGTTGTAGGAGGAAAGAGCATGTTCTTAATCGGGGAGGCCTGTCACAGACTGTGCCAAGTAGGTGTGGTAAGCCCTGTTGTGGGTTGGTGTGGTAGGAGTCAGCCGAGGTCATAGTACTCGTGGGAGACACCGCGGTCCGCGGTAGCCCTTATGGTGGGTGAGCGAGGAAGGACTGAACTTTACATTGTTGAGTATGGAACCTGGATTGTAGTTATGCATAACGGTGAAAGCTGCCAACCACGTGTGTGTGGGCATTATGGGGAGGATAGGGTGAATCCCGACGATAGCCATGGTGTGCTTAGTTGTGTGTCTGCCGATGTAGGGGAAGTGTCAACTGGTGCGGGTGCTGATCTGTGGGATCAAGTCTTTTCAGGTGGCAATCTCCGCACTGCATTAGAGCGGGTTAAGACGAATAAGGGTGCTGCTGGTGTGGACGGGGTAGGTGTTGAGGATATTGACGTTTATCTGCGTGAACACTGGAGTGGCATTCGTGAGCGTCTTGACGCGGGAACGTATAAGCCGTTGCCGGTTCGTGAGGTGATGATCCTAAAGCCTTCGGGTGGTTGGCGTATGCTTGGTGTTCCGACTGTTGTTGATCGTGTGATTTGTCAGGCGATCGCGCAGGTACTTACGCCTATCTTTGATGTGGGGTTTGTGCCTGTGTCTTTTGGTTTCAGGCCTCAACGTAGCGCACATATGGCGTTAAAGACCGCACGTGGGTTTCTTAACGAGGGGTATGTGTGGGTTGTTGAGGTTGATTTGTCGAAGTATTTCGACACGGTTAATCACGACATGTTGATGTCGAGGGTGGCTCGTAAGGTTGACGATAAGCGCGTGTTGAAGCTTATTCGGGCGTATTTAAACGCTGGGATTATGGCTGATGGTGTTGTTCGGTGTAGTGATGCAGGGACTCCGCAGGGGTCACCGTTATCGCCGTTGTTGAGCAATATCATGTTGGATGATTTTGATCATTATCTTGCATCTAAGGGCACGAAGTTTGTTCGTTATGCTGATGATATTCGGGTCTTTGTTCGTTCCAAGCGTGCTGCGCAGCGTGCGCTTGCCCAGTCTGGGAAGTTTCTGGAGGGGAAGTTAAAGCTGCGGGTTAATCAGGAGAAGTCCACTATTTGTCATGCGATTAAGGCGGAGCTTTTAGGCTATGGGTTCTATCTGGTTCGTGGTGATCAGTATCGGTTTCGACTTACTAAGGCCACGAAGGTGAGGGTTTTAGCCCGAGTGAAAGAGCTTACGGCAAGATCGTGGTCGGTGTCGATGGAGTATCGCATTGACCGGTTAAACAAATATTTGCGTGGATGGCTTGGTTATTTCGCGTTGGCGGATGCGAAGGTGTTTCTTAACCGGCTGGATGAGCATCTTCGTCGTCGACTGCGGATGTGCGTATGGAAGCAGTGGAAACGTATCCGAACGCGGATACGGAACCTCTGCCGCTTGGGTGTGGATAAACAAAAGGCCTATGAGTGGGCTAATACCAGTAAGTCCTACTGGCGTATCGCTGGCTCGTGGGTGCTTACAACCACGCTTACTAATGCGTATTGGAATGACCAGAACCTCGTATCAGCCG contains these protein-coding regions:
- a CDS encoding aminoglycoside phosphotransferase family protein, with translation MIEDNQAVDALQLWGLTETPVREHSGLNKHTWKAATGYWLAADTPAAFDLWYTVEEILRQPELKYLELPRAVPTKNGDNLAQFRGYLWRLTTSVEGRQPDPTSVEDLDSVAVGLAQLHAAMAQLPQKFGAHGISTLTVINHARDLVSKGLLPFNKKETETILAGISLFEQADTADECYQLIHGDPSYPNLRLAKTGELNGIIDWEGVRWDSPLHDLAVVGQTVLYRSGWADKNAGLQRLLDTYANAGGHKYSVHQLLVSILSIKFGSIAHHGQKLLDGRGDRALVRSQAEKIAIVCRLLSQ
- a CDS encoding ATP-binding protein, producing MNRVPNPFKATLGASPPFLAGREQEVADFTDALFDGPGAHERISLITGPRGVGKTVLLNAFQDAARAESWWVVSETATSGFTQRLQDAVYRIIHTHFRTHEKRLTGLSIASLGGVQFAEAESYRPEMTLRDVLSEFFTLQEHIDSLVGQPPVGLLITLDELHFNRKDELIDFGATIQHLVRENREIAVTMAGIPQSVKPLLASDSGQNPVTFLRRANKIELGLVPDSAVRTALLSPLADLGFEWEQAAVDLAVEMCGGYPFMIQLVGQYLFRAREGSKITVASVEAGADRARKRLGELVHEPSLADLSAQDRAFLAAMAHDDGASKMADIAQRLGVDPQYAGTYRRRLIDAEMITTAGYGYVDFSLPYMREYLRQHYLSN
- a CDS encoding Abi family protein; this translates as MSKPWKSFSEQVGLLSERGLKIDDPDGAERFLSLVSYYRFSGYFRYWQVDAKNGNNRFIEGASFETIQRLYEAEQALVLVCDEVLHPIEVLLRTQFAYHYANRVAAVGGFPRGLGFTQSPNPQAVPVEEHALANLDRSKEAFVRHYRDEIKSGSCYTPEVYARMPIWVAVEALTFGNLSRFIEASGESGVLTDLAESLHVSPRTLPSQVRSFVYLRNRLAHCAKLWNHSVLDVPGLLPNIERRAKRNYRQFSNHSIYKVLVALDDVATKTQVANKWLETKVEPILDSNPILAEGIVNPKKYGEMDSQLLVGQEKNDGQ
- a CDS encoding DUF4230 domain-containing protein is translated as MSIILRKTLVTLIVAVVLAGAGVFAILKSGYFDEPVETITASTIGGSFEQIAELSVEEYNFTNVGKFENAGRKLYGITVPLTGKHFLISYDGVVKAGIRDFTAIDVEIRDEAQKIVLTAPKVEITNSKIEPASVIVYDQSMNPLNQINVGDLTKFLSMEEKNSEEKAVRLGLIDRATKRAETLMKSHVEALTDGTDKNAYVVEVRWS
- the ltrA gene encoding group II intron reverse transcriptase/maturase, whose protein sequence is MSADVGEVSTGAGADLWDQVFSGGNLRTALERVKTNKGAAGVDGVGVEDIDVYLREHWSGIRERLDAGTYKPLPVREVMILKPSGGWRMLGVPTVVDRVICQAIAQVLTPIFDVGFVPVSFGFRPQRSAHMALKTARGFLNEGYVWVVEVDLSKYFDTVNHDMLMSRVARKVDDKRVLKLIRAYLNAGIMADGVVRCSDAGTPQGSPLSPLLSNIMLDDFDHYLASKGTKFVRYADDIRVFVRSKRAAQRALAQSGKFLEGKLKLRVNQEKSTICHAIKAELLGYGFYLVRGDQYRFRLTKATKVRVLARVKELTARSWSVSMEYRIDRLNKYLRGWLGYFALADAKVFLNRLDEHLRRRLRMCVWKQWKRIRTRIRNLCRLGVDKQKAYEWANTSKSYWRIAGSWVLTTTLTNAYWNDQNLVSAVAYWNYKHSQYSVLV